GAGAGGTTTCCATGATTCCTGAGACTTCGCTGAGGCTTAGAATGTACTTCCTGTGAATGGCAGGTTTATGGAATGAACGAATACCAGTAAATGCCCTGTTTTTTATTCCcaaatagcatatttaaaaaaaaaaaaacttgttcaaCAGCAGATGGCCATTGCCCTCTTCTGGAAGTGGGTTCAGGAAGGTCACACCCAGACTCTATTATGGGAATTTATTCACTTAGGAGTGAAACCCATTGGAAAGatgacaaagtattttaaaattttggcatcGGCTAATGGCACATAGCTTTTTTCTATCCTCAGCTCTGTCCTGCCAGTcgataagaagaaaaagaggattgCCCAGGGGCTGAGGCATGCCAAACTCTTAGTCCAGTAACTGGCGgtatccccaccccatcccctatCCCACCAAACCCCAAACTCCCCGAGGGCTCAGCTGTTTAACTAGAGTTCAGAATAGACAAGGCAGTCACTGTGAGAAGTCAACCTGAGATCCTCTGAGAAGTCCATAGCCAGAAACCAATACTCAGGCCCTGATGATTGCCCGCCCTGACGAGTGGctgtgtcctgtgtgtgtgtacatatgtgtgtgtgcacacgcaggCACGCATGAGCACGAGCCTGGTTTGGTATGACAGGGGGGATCTGTGCACAGGTGTGTTGTGCAGGAACGTGATTATATTGTGTGAAATGAAGTCCGCACCAGTAGATGagcacagagtgtgtgtgtgtgtacacacgcatGTGTGCATGAGTAGCTGTGTGTTCTGTGTATAAGTGTAAGGGTGAAAGAGATGGTGCTGCTTTAGTTCTGGAGAAAAACACTGCGGATCGGACCCCATGAGCAGAATTCCCAAGCCTTGACTCCAGTGTGGGGGTGCGTAAGCTACGTACGCTGGGGGACACACAGCCTACGACCTCTGGATCTCCCAGTTTGGTGGGATGGCCTGGTCACAGCCTCCCAGGAACTCTCAGGAGGGTGAGGAGCATGGAGGTCTCAGCAGCGTACCACGAGGGAGAGGTGGTTTCACCCAGCGAGTCATGTAACAAAGCTGGGAGGCACCCCTGCACGCATCCTGCATGCCCGATGAAGGCAGTCACGCTGGACCCGCCTGGGATGGAAGAGCGTGTCTGCGATCTCCTTTCAAGATCGTTGAATGTGAACAGGCCAGCAGGGGCCGGGGCAGAGGCTGGACCACCTGTTAGAGGATCTAGGCTGGTCTGTCTGCATTTCTCCCCACAGAACCCTCAGCATGAAGACCCTCCTGCTGCTGGCAGTGATCATGGCCATCGGTAAGACTTAAACCTGACCTCTGGCCACAAGAGGCACAGCCCAGGGAGGGAggcaccctcctcccccagcttccCTTCCCACCGCATCTGGCCCTCTCTCAGAAGTGGGAGCAAGGGGtggcagggagaggcagagggaggagctCGTAGGGTCCCAGGCCCCATCACCAGCTGCTGTCCTTCCAGGCCTGCTGCAGGTCCATGGAGGTTTGCTGAATTTCCGGAAAATGATCAAGTTCACGACAGGAAAGGAATCTGTGACCAGTTATAGACGCTATGGCTGCTACTGTGGAACGCGTGGCAGAGGAACCCCCAAGGATGCAACAGACTGGTGAGgccaccccagccctccctctgcccacttGTGGCCCCACAGGGGGCCAGGAGCTGGAAAGCTCCTGTTATCCCATTTGCACACAACCCCAGGAAGTCCCGGCTGAAAAAGCAGCCAGACCGTTGGACATTCTGCTCTAGGCTGTACCAATGTTCGGGAGTCTCTGCCCAGAACACAGGCCTGAGACCACAGGACACTGGGCTCCCTGGAgcctggggaggcagctccaaGAACATACTCTTGTCACAGGTGTTGCAGGGCACATGACTGTTGCTACAAAAACCTGGAGAGTCGCGGGTGTCGCACCAAGTTCCTGAAATACAACGTTACTTATCAAGAGGACCAAATCGTCTGTGGTAAGAAACAGGCTGACAACTCTCAGCCTCCTTGGCTCATTTTCTCCTCTGGGCACTGTGCTGAGCCCAAAGGTAGATACACAGGGACAGTGTCCCTGCCTCAAGAATCCCACAGTGGACTGGGAAGTAAAGA
The window above is part of the Bos javanicus breed banteng chromosome 2, ARS-OSU_banteng_1.0, whole genome shotgun sequence genome. Proteins encoded here:
- the LOC133234295 gene encoding phospholipase A2, membrane associated-like, with the protein product MKTLLLLAVIMAIGLLQVHGGLLNFRKMIKFTTGKESVTSYRRYGCYCGTRGRGTPKDATDWCCRAHDCCYKNLESRGCRTKFLKYNVTYQEDQIVCEDADDCKSQVCQCDKIAANCFAANLKTYNKKLRFYNKFRCRGAAPAC